A portion of the Pithys albifrons albifrons isolate INPA30051 chromosome 1, PitAlb_v1, whole genome shotgun sequence genome contains these proteins:
- the LOC139668916 gene encoding solute carrier family 15 member 1-like isoform X2 has translation MDTASHSNEWGLKGPLVIKPDQMQIVNPILIVIVVPIVDSVVYPLIKKCKISFTPLKKMTVGMFLASMAFVAAAIVQVQIDKTYPVFPGAGQTQIRLMNLGYFPATVQFHPQLQKVDVASMDATGYMTFKTSELQSLNVVSGIVNHNQSLKDLQGGKRYTFAFQPLGLTMPHNLMLDNVTSKPEEGNNLVRFINAYAPTVNVSMDDENIQVVPRLTASNYTIVPGGHLGYIIKSQISSYSYCSVLTKEFGFGSAYTISLDGCTKSRLNITYFEDVAPSTVHMLWQIPQYFLLTCGEVVFSVTGLEFSYSQAPSNMKSVLQAGWLLTVAVGNIIVLIVAGASQLSKQWAEYVLFAALLLVVCVIFAIMASFYTYVDPNAIEAQFDEEEKEDKKDQDDHEKKAEADSKM, from the exons ATGGACACTGCAAGCCACAGCAATGAATGGGGTTTAAAA GGGCCTCTTGTAATCAAACCAGACCAAATGCAG ATTGTGAATCCAATCCTGATTGTTATAGTGGTCCCAATTGTAGATTCTGTGGTCTATCCTTTAATCAAGAAATGCAAGATCAGTTTTAC GCCCCTGAAGAAGATGACTGTTGGTATGTTCCTTGCCTCTATGGcttttgttgctgctgccaTTGTGCAAGTGCAAATAGAT AAAACTTATCCAgttttccctggagctgggcaaACCCAAATTAGGTTAATGAATCTAGGTTATTTTCCTGCAACAGTTCAGTTTCACCCTCAACTTCAGAAGGTGGATGTAGCATCTATGGATGCG ACGGGCTACATGACATTTAAGACGTCTGAGCTGCAATCATTAAATGTAGTTTCTGGAATTGTAAATCACAATCAATCTTTGAAGGACCTGCAAGGGGGGAAACGTTACACTTTCGCATTTCAGCCGCTTGGGCTAACCATGCCTCATAATTTG ATGTTGGACAATGTTACATCAAAACCAGAAGAAGGAAATAACCTTGTCAG GTTCATAAATGCTTATGCTCCTACCGTCAACGTTTCTATGGATGATGAGAATATTCAAGTAGTACCTCGTCTTACTGCCAGTAATTACACCATTGTTCCAGGAGGACACTT ggGATATATCATTAAAAGTCAAATATCATCTTACTCCTATTGTTCAGTACTTACAAAGGAATTTGGATTTGGCAGTGCCTACACCATTTCACTTGATGGG tgtACTAAAAGCCGCCTTAACATAACATATTTTGAAGATGTTGCACCCAGTACAGTCCATATGTTATGGCAGATTcctcagtattttcttcttacATGTGGAGAAGTAGTCTTCTCTGTCACTGGGCTGGAGTTTTCATACTCACAG GCCCCATCTAACATGAAGTcagtgctgcaggcaggatGGCTGCTGACTGTGGCTGTTGGTAACATAATTGTCCTTATTGTAGCTGGAGCATCCCAACTCAGCAAGCAG tgGGCAGAGTatgtgctgtttgctgctttgctgttggTAGTTTGTGTCATTTTTGCTATCATGGCTAGTTTTTATACCTATGTTGATCCAAATGCAATTGAAGCCCAGTTtgatgaggaagaaaaggaagacaaaaaggaTCAAGATGACcatgaaaagaaagctgaagcAGATTCTAAAATGTAG
- the LOC139668916 gene encoding mutS protein homolog 5-like isoform X1, which produces MSATSAMSHTSIAPLGPEQEEEEESETHMSILWYAGQLAITYYDTADCTVYFMPEIPDNEELKLLQTVIGELNPQSIVTSAKQNQNIAKFLTNLKATAGDKDTGKPEIVLFPNVDFGLEVSKQRILSRQFPFIPSHMTATEKILYLSSIIPFESPLMVQTLGGLLKFLDRRRVGVEFEDSSIAVPILAIKKFLLTDTVNMDQDTYSALQIFRSDIHPSVYKMSSGLKEGFSLYGILNRCRLKWGEKLLKLWLTRPTRNLTELNKRLDVINFFVMAQNHETVLTLQNCLKNIKNVSLILKRMTLSNTKVSDWQALYKTAYNAVCLRNTCRSLPNNIELFQIISRVFTDDLHYIANLISKVVDFEGSISEDHFTIRPNIDASVDEKRRKLMGLPDFLTGVAQQELECLDNDIPSCCVTYMPLIGFLLSIPRLPDMVNESDFIIEGLDFMFLSDDKLHYRSARTKELDSLLGDLYCEIRDQETLIMHQLQTKILEKSEVLNSVIEYTAHLDVLLALAAMARENAYCRPRFMHRQGFHIKGGRHPLMELCAKTFVANPVNSGDTTRRIKIITGPNSSGKSVYLKQVGLIVFMALIGSYVPAVEAEIGLIDGIYTRIHSRESVSVGLSTFMIDLNQTAKAVNNATERSLVLIDEFGKGTNTLDGLALLAAVLRYWLRQGTQCPQVYVSTNFHSLMQLDLLPDTPLLECLTMDTHQDGDELIFFYQIKQGMSTVSHAANIAALAGMPAKILERGIEVSELIRNGKPIKRLHDPLRGVRMEKCKSVVEKFLCLDLDDPHVDLEEFMSKEMPSVASVL; this is translated from the coding sequence ATGAGTGCCACGTCAGCCATGAGCCACACCTCGATAGCACCGCTTGGCCCTGaacaagaggaagaagaggaatcTGAGACACACATGTCTATTTTGTGGTATGCAGGGCAGCTGGCAATTACTTATTATGATACAGCGGATTGCACAGTCTACTTCATGCCTGAGATACCTGATAATGAAGAGCTCAAACTACTGCAAACAGTGATTGGGGAACTTAATCCTCAATCCATAGTGACCAGTGCAAAACAGAACCAGAATATTGCAAAATTCCTGACCAACCTAAAAGCTACTGCTGGTGATAAAGACACTGGGAAACCAGAAATTGTCCTGTTTCCTAATGTAGATTTTGGTCTAGAAGTCAGCAAGCAACGGATCCTATCTAGGCAATTTCCATTTATCCCATCTCATATGACTGCAACAGAGAAAATTCTTTACTTGTCCTCAATCATCCCTTTTGAGAGTCCACTCATGGTACAAACCTTAGGGGGCCTCCTTAAGTTTCTAGACAGGAGAAGGGTTGGAGTTGAGTTCGAAGACAGCAGTATAGCAGTTCCTATTTTGGCCATTAAAAAATTTTTGCTGACAGATACTGTGAATATGGACCAAGACACTTACAGTGCCCTGCAGATATTTAGAAGTGATATCCATCCTTCTGTGTACAAGATGTCCAGTGGACTAAAAGAAGGATTTAGCTTATATGGAATTTTAAACCGTTGCAGATTgaaatggggagaaaaactttTGAAATTGTGGCTCACACGACCTACCAGGAACTTGACGGAGCTGAACAAACGGCTGGATGTTATCAACTTCTTCGTCATGGCtcagaaccatgaaacagtcCTCACTCTTCAAAACTGCCtcaagaatattaaaaatgtgtctCTTATTCTAAAAAGAATGACTCTTTCCAACACAAAAGTTAGTGACTGGCAAGCACTCTATAAGACAGCATACAATGCAGTGTGCCTTAGAAACACGTGTCGCTCTCTGCCCAACAATATTGAActttttcagattatttcacGTGTCTTCACTGATGATCTGCACTACATTGCTAATCTAATCAGCAAAGTGGTAGACTTTGAAGGCAGCATCTCAGAGGACCACTTCACTATTAGACCCAATATAGATGCCAGTGTCGATGAGAAGAGACGAAAGCTGATGGGACTGCCAGACTTCCTTACAGGAGTGGCACAACAAGAActggagtgtttggacaatgatATTCCTTCCTGTTGTGTAACCTACATGCCTTTGATTGGGTTCCTTCTCTCCATTCCACGGCTACCAGATATGGTGAATGAGAGTGACTTCATAATTGAAGGCTTGGACTTCATGTTCTTGTCAGATGATAAGCTGCACTACAGAAGTGCTCGGACTAAGGAACTAGACAGCCTGCTGGGTGACTTGTATTGTGAGATCAGAGACCAGGAAACACTTATCATGCACCAGCTACAGACAAAAATCTTGGAGAAGTCTGAAGTACTTAACAGTGTGATTGAGTACACTGCACATCTGGATGTGCTCCTAGCTTTGGCAGCAATGGCCCGGGAGAACGCCTACTGCCGACCTCGCTTCATGCATCGCCAGGGCTTCCACATCAAGGGTGGAAGACATCCACTCATGGAACTATGTGCAAAGACTTTTGTAGCCAATCCTGTGAACAGTGGTGATACTACCAGACGAATAAAGATCATCACAGGGCCCAACTCATCTGGAAAGAGTGTTTACTTAAAGCAAGTAGGTCTTATAGTATTCATGGCTCTAATCGGCAGTTATGTCCCTGCAGTGGAGGCAGAGATTGGACTAATTGATGGGATTTACACAAGAATCCACAGTAGGGAATCAGTTTCTGTAGGGCTCTCCACTTTCATGATTGATCTTAACCAGACTGCCAAGGCCGTAAACAATGCTACAGAGAGGTCCCTGGTACTTATTGATGAGTTTGGTAAAGGGACCAACACACTGGATGGCCTGGCTCTTCTGGCTGCTGTCCTGAGGTACTGGCTCAGACAAGGAACACAGTGTCCACAGGTCTATGTCTCCACTAATTTTCACAGTTTAATGCAGCTAGACCTCCTGCCTGACACACCTCTTCTGGAGTGCCTGACCATGGACACCCACCAGGATGGAGATGAACTGATATTTTTCTATCAGATCAAACAGGGCATGTCCACTGTTAGTCATGCTGCCAACATTGCTGCATTAGCAGGAATGCCAGCCAAAATTCTAGAAAGAGGAATAGAAGTATCAGAACTGATTCGCAACGGAAAACCTATCAAACGTCTTCATGATCCTTTAAGAGGAGTTCGGATGGAAAAATGCAAGTCTGTTGTAGAAAAGTTTCTTTGCCTAGACCTTGATGATCCCCATGTGGACTTGGAAGAGTTCATGAGTAAAGAGATGCCTTCTGTAGCCTCAGTCTTGTAA